The following are encoded together in the Humulus lupulus chromosome 5, drHumLupu1.1, whole genome shotgun sequence genome:
- the LOC133779234 gene encoding alpha-amylase 3, chloroplastic-like gives MEKFDSSLEESGLEYDKRIEFVRKDIKEWLYWLRNYIGYDGCRLDFVRGFSGSYVKEYIEASNPAFAIGEYWDSLGYEHGDLCYNQDAHRQRIVNWINATGGTSSAFDVTTKGILHSALHNQYWRLIDPQGKPTGVMGWWPSCAVTFLENHDTGSTQGHWPFPRDKLAQGYAYILTHPRTSQFSFPFTEKNKINKSQLLIDGNLLF, from the exons GAGTTTGTAAGAAAAGATATAAAAGAGTGGTTATATTGGCTTCGAAATTACATTGGTTATGATGGGTGCCGCCTCGACTTTGTGAG GGGCTTCTCAGGTTCTTATGTAAAAGAATATATTGAAGCTTCAAATCCTGCATTTGCTATTGGAGAATATTGGGATAGTTTAGGTTATGAGCATGGCGACTTGTGTTACAATCAAG ATGCTCATAGGCAAAGGATAGTCAATTGGATCAATGCCACAGGGGGTACTTCATCAGCATTTGATGTCACAACAAAG GGAATCCTCCACTCTGCTCTGCATAATCAATACTGGAGATTGATAGATCCTCAAGGCAAACCAACTGGAGTTATGGGATGGTGGCCTTCGTGTGCTGTCACATTTCTAGAGAACCATGATACAGGATCAACACAG GGTCACTGGCCATTTCCACGAGATAAGCTTGCACAGGGATATGCCTATATTCTGACCCATCCTAGAACA TcacagttttcttttccttttactgagaaaaacaaaatcaataaaagCCAA CTTCTAATTGatggtaacttattattttaa
- the LOC133780469 gene encoding endo-1,3;1,4-beta-D-glucanase-like, whose protein sequence is MSVWIKDHSTDEGFEFSKVVIQDLKNRGYSAIGAAGFCWGAKAAIQLAKCDSIKAAALLHQSYVTVDDIKGSDHFQDLSTRPKGIS, encoded by the exons ATGAGCGTTTGGATTAAAGATCATAGCACG GACGAGGGATTTGAATTTTCCAAAGTAGTGATTCAGGATTTGAAAAATAGAGGCTATTCTGCAATAGGTGCTGCAGGCTTTTGTTGGGGTG CCAAGGCTGCAATTCAACTCGCAAAGTGCGACTCTATTAAGGCTGCTGCCCTCTTACATCAATCTTACGTCACTGTGGATGACATCAAAG GTTCAGATCACTTCCAGGACTTGTCAACCAGACCCAAAGGGATATCATAG